The Panicum virgatum strain AP13 chromosome 5K, P.virgatum_v5, whole genome shotgun sequence genome has a window encoding:
- the LOC120707515 gene encoding cytochrome P450 72A15-like produces the protein MAALGGGGGAQAPFPWGLVVLCTVAAWCAVRAVEWAWWRPRRLARALRSQGLRGTAYRSLAGDAPLTERLNREARSRPMPLGCHDVAPRAMPLFHQTMKEHGKTSITWFGPVPRVTITKPELVREVLSNKFGHFEKLKFGRLQRLLHNGLGSHEGEKWAKHRRIINPAFHVEKLKRMLPAFAACCTDLVRRWEGLAADGQPHEVDVWPEMQNLTGDVISRAAFGSSYLEGRRIFQLQGEQVKLVVQAMQKLHIPGYLYLPTRTNRRMKQIASEIEALLKGIIAKRESALRTGGATSDDLLGVLLESNMEHCRGDGNARAGITTDDVIGECKLFYFAGMETTSVLLTWTMIVLSMHPEWQDRAREEVLHVFGRRTPDYDGMGRLRIVTMVLYEVLRLYTPLTALQRQTYKPMELGGVRYPAGVMLMLPLLCVHHDKDVWGPDASEFRPQRFAEGISMASADAPAFFPFGWGPRTCIGQNFALLEAKMGLAMILQSFVFELSPAYTHAPFPHGLLQPEHGAQIMLRRLP, from the exons atggcggcgctcggcggcggcggcggcgcgcaggcgcCGTTCCCGTGGGGGCTGGTGGTGCTGTGCACGGTGGCGGCGTGGTGCGCGGTGCGCGCGGTGGAGTGGGcgtggtggcggccgcggcgcctgGCGCGGGCGCTGCGGTCGCAGGGGCTCCGCGGCACGGCGTACCGCTCCCTCGCGGGGGACGCGCCGCTGACGGAGCGGCTCAACCGGGAGGCCAGGTCCCGGCCCATGCCGCTGGGGTGCCACGACGTCGCGCCCCGGGCGATGCCGCTGTTCCACCAGACCATGAAGGAGCACG GTAAAACGTCCATCACCTGGTTCGGGCCGGTGCCAAGGGTGACCATCACCAAGCCCGAGCTGGTGCGCGAGGTCCTGTCCAACAAGTTCGGCCACTTCGAGAAGCTCAAGTTCGGCAGGCTTCAGAGGCTGCTCCACAACGGCCTGGGCAGCCACGAGGGCGAGAAATGGGCCAAGCACCGGAGGATCATCAACCCCGCGTTCCATGTCGAGAAGCTCAAG CGGATGCTGCCGGCTTTCGCCGCGTGCTGCACGGACCTGGTGAGGAGGTGGGAGGGCCTGGCTGCGGACGGGCAGCCGCACGAGGTGGACGTGTGGCCCGAGATGCAGAACCTGACGGGGGATGTCATCTCTCGCGCCGCGTTTGGCAGCAGCTACCTGGAAGGCAGGAGGATCTtccagcttcagggggagcagGTCAAGCTCGTGGTTCAGGCCATGCAGAAGCTTCACATCCCTGGATACTT GTACCTGCCTACGAGAACCAACCGAAGGATGAAGCAGATCGCTTCGGAGATCGAGGCGCTCCTCAAGGGCATCATCGCCAAGAGGGAGAGCGCGCTGAGGACCGGGGGCGCGACCAGCGACGACCTCCTCGGCGTGCTGCTGGAGTCGAACATGGAGCACTGCAGGGGCGACGGCAACGCGAGGGCCGGCATCACCACCGACGACGTCATCGGGGAGTGCAAGCTCTTCTACTTTGCCGGCATGGAGACCACGTCGGTGCTGCTCACCTGGACCATGATCGTGCTCTCCATGCACCCGGAGTGGCAGGACCGCGCCAGGGAGGAGGTGCTCCACGTCTTCGGCCGGAGGACGCCGGACTACGACGGCATGGGCCGCCTCAGGATCGTGACCATGGTGCTGTACGAGGTGCTGCGGCTGTACACGCCGCTGACGGCGCTCCAGCGGCAGACGTACAAGCCCATGGAGCTCGGCGGCGTGAGGTACCCGGCGGGGGTGATGCTGATGCTGCCGCTGCTGTGCGTCCACCACGACAAGGACGTGTGGGGCCCCGACGCGAGCGAGTTCAGGCCGCAGAGGTTCGCGGAGGGGATCTCCATGGCGTCCGCGGACGCGCCGGCCTTCTTCCCCTTCGGGTGGGGCCCGCGCACCTGCATCGGCCAGAACTTCGCGCTGCTCGAGGCCAAGATGGGGCTCGCCATGATCCTGCAGAGCTTCGTCTTCGAGCTCTCGCCGGCCTACACGCACGCGCCCTTCCCGCACGGCCTGCTGCAGCCGGAGCACGGCGCGCAGATCATGCTCAGGAGGCTCCCCTAG